A DNA window from Ipomoea triloba cultivar NCNSP0323 chromosome 10, ASM357664v1 contains the following coding sequences:
- the LOC116032263 gene encoding pentatricopeptide repeat-containing protein At1g09190, with protein MRRAVERRILSLLHGQNTRIHLTQIHAHILRHLLHNSNQVLTHFVSVCGSQNKMDYANTIFQHFPYPNIFLFNSMIKGFSLCGPFLNSIALFSGMKNRGIWADEYTLAPLLKACSNLPDLRLGQAVHKEAIVLGFHRFTSIGIGIVELYSSCDRMVDAKRVFDEMSPRDVIVWNLMVQGYCRSGNVEMGLRVFRQMDERSVVSWNMMISWLARSGRDKEALELFREMNGNGFEADEATVVTVLPICARLGEIEVGSWIHSYVDSKGLIGDYVSVGNALVDFYCKCGDLEPASLIFKDMAGKNVVSWNAMISGLAFNGKAELGVQLFDNMISEGTRPNESTFVGVLACCTHAGLVQRGRVLFASMITNYDIEPTLEHYGCMVDLLGRNGHVQEAYDLIKSMPMKPNAAALWGSLLSALRTHGDMELAECTAKELISLEPWNSGNYVLLSNIYAEQGKWDEVEQVRELMRERNITKEAGQSMVG; from the coding sequence atgaggcGAGCAGTTGAGCGGCGGATCCTCAGCCTCCTACACGGCCAAAACACCCGAATCCATCTTACCCAAATCCACGCCCACATCTTACGCCACCTCTTGCACAATTCCAATCAAGTCCTCACCCACTTTGTCTCCGTTTGTGGGTCGCAGAACAAGATGGACTACGCAAATACCATCTTCCAACACTTCCCATACCCCAACATTTTTCTCTTCAATTCCATGATAAAGGGCTTCTCTCTTTGTGGCCCGTTTCTTAACTCCATTGCGCTCTTTTCCGGTATGAAGAATCGTGGAATTTGGGCGGATGAGTACACGCTCGCGCCTTTGCTCAAGGCGTGTTCGAATCTCCCAGATCTCCGATTGGGCCAAGCAGTTCACAAAGAAGCCATTGTGCTTGGTTTTCATAGGTTCACGTCCATAGGTATTGGGATTGTGGAGCTGTACTCGAGCTGTGACCGAATGGTGGATGCAAAGagggtgttcgatgaaatgtctCCAAGAGATGTGATTGTTTGGAATTTGATGGTTCAAGGGTATTGTAGAAGTGGGAATGTGGAGATGGGTTTGAGGGTGTTTAGGCAAATGGATGAGAGGAGCGTTGTTTCTTGGAATATGATGATTTCATGGTTAGCTCGAAGTGGGAGGGATAAGGAAGCTTTGGAGCTCTTCAGAGAGATGAATGGCAATGGATTTGAGGCTGATGAAGCTACTGTGGTCACAGTTTTGCCAATTTGTGCTCGTTTGGGAGAAATTGAAGTGGGGAGTTGGATTCATTCTTATGTTGACTCTAAAGGTCTTATCGGTGACTATGTATCTGTAGGCAATGCATTGGTTGACTTTTACTGCAAATGTGGGGATTTGGAGCCTGCCTCTTTAATATTCAAGGACATGGCTGGAAAGAATGTTGTTTCCTGGAATGCAATGATCTCCGGTTTGGCTTTCAATGGGAAGGCTGAACTTGGGGTTCAGTTGTTTGACAATATGATAAGTGAAGGCACGAGGCCTAACGAATCAACTTTCGTGGGGGTTTTAGCATGTTGCACTCATGCAGGTTTGGTGCAAAGAGGCCGAGTTTTGTTTGCTTCAATGATCACAAATTACGATATTGAGCCAACACTCGAGCATTATGGATGCATGGTCGATCTCTTGGGCCGTAACGGACATGTGCAAGAGGCATATGATTTGATAAAATCGATGCCAATGAAACCAAATGCTGCTGCATTGTGGGGTTCTTTGCTTAGTGCCCTCCGCACTCATGGTGATATGGAACTAGCAGAATGCACCGCTAAGGAACTTATTAGTCTTGAACCTTGGAATTCAGGTAATTATGTACTGCTGTCCAATATTTATGCAGAGCAAGGAAAATGGGATGAAGTTGAGCAGGTGAGAGAGTTGATGAGAGAAAGGAACATTACGAAAGAAGCAGGGCAAAGTATGGTCGGGTAG